In Motilibacter peucedani, the genomic stretch TGGCGGCGAGGACGGCGCCGGTGTCGGCGTCGGCCACGACGTAGGAGGTGGCGGCCACGGCCGGCGGTGCGGCGGCACCCGCGCCGGAGACGGGCACCTGCGAGGCGAGCAGCTCACCCCCGACCGGCGGCGCCGCACAGGCCACGCCCGGCAGCGCGAGCGCGAGGCAGCCCGCGCCCAGCGCAGCGCCCAGCAGGCGGCGGAGCGTCGGTGCTGGCACGCCGCCAGGCTAGCCGCGGCGCCGCCACCGGCGCGGGAGACGCGCCCGTGCAACCTGGAGGAGGCTGGGAGGCATGGAGGAGTCGTGACCCCACGTCCCGACCCGGACTTCGCCCGCTGGGCGGCGACGGCGCGGCCCCGGCTGCGGCGTACGGCGTTCCTGCTCAGCGGCGACTGGCACCTCGCGGAGGACCTCGCCCAGGACGCGCTGCTGCGCGTCTACGCGGTGTGGCACCGCGCGTCGGCGTCGGGGGCGCCGGACGCCTACGCCCGGGCGACGCTCGTCAACGCCTTCCGGGCCGGTGCCCGCCGCCCCTGGCGCCGTGAGCGGGTGGTGGCCCTGGTGCCCGAGCGGCACGACGCCGCCGCGGCCGACGCCACGGCCGGCCTCGAGGAGCGCGACGCACTGCTCGTCGCGCTCGCCCGGCTCGGGCCGTCGCAGCGCGCCGTCGTGGTCCTGCGCTACTGGGAGGACATGTCGGTCGCCTCCGTGGCCGACGCGCTCGGCCTGTCGGAGGGCACCGTGAAGAGCCAGGCCGCCCGGGGTCTCGAC encodes the following:
- a CDS encoding SigE family RNA polymerase sigma factor produces the protein MTPRPDPDFARWAATARPRLRRTAFLLSGDWHLAEDLAQDALLRVYAVWHRASASGAPDAYARATLVNAFRAGARRPWRRERVVALVPERHDAAAADATAGLEERDALLVALARLGPSQRAVVVLRYWEDMSVASVADALGLSEGTVKSQAARGLDSLRRTLRTPSYEETR